A window of the Blastopirellula sediminis genome harbors these coding sequences:
- a CDS encoding serine/threonine protein kinase: protein MLDDRLLDLLERWEESASRGQIIDVAELAAGDDDLASRLRQHLSALHRMVWLQQEVAAGEELPIPSSDELKNALLLPDELDLATFQANLTKVDLPDPAALAALLKKHRVKNAYQLANLLLESELLTRFQLRAISRGRTRGLRLGRYVILDKIGEGGMGQVYKARHSRMDRDVAIKVLPREAMNKANGVERFYQEVQVAARLRHPNIVTAYDADEGEGLHFLVMEYVDGRDLSSIVHREGPLSPAKAVDCVLQAAQGLQYAHGVGLVHRDIKPANLLLNQAGVVKILDMGIARMQNDANSAGLTQNGTIMGTVDYMSPEQAIDAKTVTPQADLYSLGCTLYYLLTGRPPFGGDSIMAKLLCHREQSPPSLMAIRSDVSPALEAIYQKCVAKSPADRYASAEELIADLEQIRPQLSDAAAPLAYKPVESNVDTSSTGIFATMIHATSAAIPGLTIDPGQKSQPAPRRRGAAFYGGALVIGLLLGSVVFFGAGALFKLGTPNGTLVVEVDGEDYVAHLRGHELKLINEKTQDSLKITLLSTEETQSLPPGDYKFAVETSSGLKTNVSALTVTSGAESKVQVYWEDAAAVANIPAEPAPPVSQTPTAMATNPAPFNSPSSAPSTPAVSTATLSRDNDDYAQGEWVSLLTSQAEVDRLIAAQENPPADYEQATFSDGILTTKETNVIFTPFTAKNLIFRARVKRHGGSNGILRIKQGIEYGAFWTYPVTNFFIGKNLPGGGFQTLKRTQTPAAPPEFFEMAFVAIGRTLILYIDGKELFRLDRDEEPTDQVRLSIGTHRGHEMQFKEIQVMVLDDDVKAPETKAAQDPDYIAAKRILSAGGRVTVNRQEITSESQLPAPPFEIKSVHFVHSKTATDADLAPLANCRSVEDLSLFGCSNFTANSLSALRNCRNLRNANLNMTSKVGPGLVHLADCQQLEELQLWMVKVTLADVLPVADRKYKRLNLGTTAVTDDWLPYFKQVADLEFLNLRFTRVTDKGLAQYQTCEKINSLSLGRTGVTDLGFSYFKNCRDMELLIIAESAISDASVDQICSYKKLTGLEIEKTKITAAGVEKIRQALPRCKISWDGGTIQPAQR from the coding sequence ATGCTCGACGACCGGCTGTTGGATCTGCTGGAGCGATGGGAAGAGTCCGCCAGCCGGGGCCAAATCATAGACGTCGCAGAACTGGCTGCCGGTGACGACGACTTGGCGTCTCGATTGCGTCAACATCTTAGCGCTCTCCATCGGATGGTCTGGCTCCAGCAGGAAGTTGCGGCAGGAGAAGAGCTGCCCATTCCTTCTTCCGACGAATTGAAAAACGCGCTGCTGCTGCCCGACGAACTCGATCTGGCGACCTTCCAAGCGAATCTGACCAAGGTCGACCTCCCCGATCCAGCGGCTCTTGCCGCACTGCTGAAAAAGCATCGGGTGAAAAACGCCTATCAGCTCGCCAACTTGCTTTTGGAATCGGAACTGCTGACACGTTTTCAACTCCGCGCGATTTCGCGCGGTCGCACCCGCGGTTTGCGATTGGGTCGTTACGTCATCCTCGACAAGATCGGGGAAGGGGGGATGGGCCAGGTTTACAAGGCCCGTCATAGCCGGATGGATCGCGACGTCGCGATCAAAGTCCTCCCGCGCGAAGCGATGAACAAAGCGAACGGAGTCGAGCGCTTTTATCAAGAGGTCCAAGTCGCCGCCCGCCTTAGACATCCCAACATTGTCACCGCCTATGACGCCGACGAAGGGGAAGGGCTTCATTTCCTGGTCATGGAGTACGTCGACGGTCGCGACCTCAGTTCGATCGTTCATCGCGAAGGCCCGTTGTCGCCGGCCAAAGCGGTCGACTGCGTGCTGCAAGCGGCGCAAGGTCTGCAGTACGCACACGGAGTTGGTCTGGTCCACCGCGACATCAAGCCGGCGAACTTGTTGCTGAACCAGGCCGGCGTGGTGAAGATTCTCGACATGGGGATCGCCCGGATGCAGAACGACGCCAACTCGGCTGGGCTCACCCAAAACGGGACGATCATGGGAACGGTCGACTACATGTCGCCGGAACAAGCGATCGACGCCAAGACTGTAACGCCGCAAGCCGACCTCTATAGCCTTGGCTGCACGCTCTACTATCTCCTGACCGGACGTCCTCCGTTCGGCGGCGATTCGATCATGGCGAAGTTGCTCTGCCACCGCGAACAATCGCCTCCCAGTTTGATGGCGATTCGCAGCGACGTCTCGCCCGCGCTCGAAGCGATCTATCAAAAGTGCGTCGCCAAATCGCCCGCCGACCGCTACGCTAGCGCCGAAGAACTGATCGCCGATCTGGAGCAGATCCGACCGCAACTTTCCGACGCTGCGGCGCCGCTTGCCTACAAACCAGTCGAGTCAAACGTCGACACTTCCTCGACCGGCATCTTTGCGACGATGATCCACGCGACCAGCGCCGCAATTCCCGGTTTGACGATTGATCCAGGTCAAAAGTCGCAACCGGCGCCTCGGCGGCGAGGGGCCGCGTTCTACGGCGGCGCGCTGGTGATCGGACTTTTACTCGGCAGCGTCGTCTTCTTCGGCGCCGGCGCCCTCTTCAAATTGGGCACGCCGAACGGAACTCTCGTCGTGGAGGTGGATGGAGAGGACTACGTCGCTCATCTGCGTGGTCACGAGCTGAAGCTAATCAACGAGAAGACGCAAGACTCTCTAAAGATCACGTTACTCAGTACTGAGGAAACGCAATCGCTTCCCCCAGGCGACTACAAGTTTGCTGTGGAGACGAGCAGCGGCCTGAAAACCAACGTCAGCGCGTTGACCGTCACCAGCGGAGCCGAATCGAAAGTCCAAGTCTACTGGGAAGACGCCGCTGCCGTCGCCAACATACCGGCGGAACCTGCGCCGCCGGTTAGCCAAACGCCAACTGCCATGGCGACCAATCCAGCGCCATTCAATTCGCCATCTTCCGCTCCGTCGACTCCCGCCGTATCGACGGCAACGCTTTCTCGCGACAATGACGACTATGCACAAGGGGAGTGGGTCTCGCTGCTCACTTCGCAAGCGGAGGTGGATCGTCTCATCGCCGCCCAAGAAAATCCTCCGGCCGACTACGAGCAAGCGACGTTCAGCGACGGGATTCTGACGACGAAAGAAACCAACGTTATATTCACGCCGTTTACTGCGAAGAACCTGATCTTCCGAGCTCGCGTCAAACGCCACGGCGGCAGCAATGGAATCCTTCGCATTAAACAAGGGATTGAGTACGGCGCTTTCTGGACTTACCCAGTTACGAACTTCTTCATCGGCAAGAATCTTCCCGGCGGAGGATTTCAAACGCTGAAGCGAACGCAAACTCCGGCGGCGCCTCCCGAGTTCTTCGAGATGGCGTTTGTCGCCATCGGACGAACGCTGATCCTCTACATCGACGGCAAAGAGCTGTTCCGTTTGGATCGAGATGAGGAGCCGACCGACCAGGTGCGACTAAGCATTGGGACCCATCGTGGCCATGAGATGCAGTTCAAGGAGATCCAAGTGATGGTGCTGGACGATGACGTTAAGGCGCCGGAGACGAAAGCTGCCCAGGATCCTGACTACATCGCCGCCAAGCGGATCCTTTCCGCAGGTGGAAGAGTGACCGTCAATCGGCAGGAAATCACCTCCGAGTCGCAACTTCCCGCGCCGCCGTTCGAGATCAAGAGCGTTCATTTCGTCCACAGCAAAACCGCGACCGATGCAGACCTGGCGCCGCTGGCCAACTGCCGTAGCGTCGAAGATCTGTCGCTATTCGGCTGCTCCAACTTTACCGCGAACAGTTTGAGCGCGCTGCGCAATTGCCGGAACCTGCGGAACGCAAATCTCAATATGACCTCCAAGGTCGGTCCTGGTTTGGTTCATCTTGCCGATTGTCAGCAGTTGGAAGAACTTCAACTCTGGATGGTCAAGGTGACGTTGGCCGACGTACTTCCGGTGGCCGATCGAAAGTACAAACGTCTCAATCTGGGAACGACCGCCGTCACGGACGATTGGCTCCCTTATTTCAAGCAAGTCGCCGACCTGGAATTCCTCAATTTGCGATTCACGCGCGTCACCGACAAAGGTCTGGCTCAATACCAGACCTGCGAAAAGATCAACAGCTTGTCGCTCGGCAGAACCGGCGTCACCGACCTGGGATTCTCCTATTTCAAAAACTGCCGCGACATGGAGCTGCTGATCATCGCAGAGTCGGCGATTTCGGACGCCAGCGTCGACCAGATCTGCAGTTACAAGAAACTGACCGGCCTCGAAATCGAAAAGACGAAGATCACCGCCGCCGGCGTCGAGAAAATTCGCCAAGCGTTACCGAGATGCAAAATCAGTTGGGACGGGGGAACGATCCAGCCGGCGCAGCGGTGA